A single region of the Triticum dicoccoides isolate Atlit2015 ecotype Zavitan chromosome 2B, WEW_v2.0, whole genome shotgun sequence genome encodes:
- the LOC119360542 gene encoding protein ALP1-like yields the protein MLDKTESADYSEETAISFPAKKRKKETANSSSSHNPLTSPAYSGGDAVMAARQVWVQGRSTEWWDSLSDPACPEADFRLAFRMCRSTFNDLCDELSAALTKEDTLSQAAIPVHQRVAVCLWRLATGEPLREVSSRFSLGISTCHNIVLQVCDTLTYVLMPKLIRWEMDSTAGAASRFHAVSGIPGIVGAVCTDHVPIGPPKDNVDAYYNHRLSVLNNMASYSVTVQALVDVDGFGWPGGLPDAAVLKRSALHACFEAGQLGDKFRLVGGVSYPLTDWMIVPYKHQNLTWVQHYFNERIAPAHAAARGAFQRLKARWHCLQGRTEPKMKELHNMIGACCVLHNLCERNGEELNADLHPEPSWEEDDVVDAAKERDRIAHELLSNG from the coding sequence ATGCTTGATAAAACGGAAAGTGCTGACTATTCAGAAGAAACTGCCATCAGCTTCCctgcaaagaaaaggaaaaaagaaactgCAAACAGCAGTTCATCACATAATCCCCTGACCTCACCTGCCTACAGCGGCGGGGACGCAGTGATGGCAGCAAGGCAGGTGTGGGTGCAGGGGCGGAGCACGGAGTGGTGGGATAGTTTGAGTGACCCAGCATGCCCAGAAGCTGACTTCCGGCTGGCCTTCCGCATGTGTCGCTCCACATTCAACGACCTATGTGATGAGCTCAGCGCCGCTCTCACCAAGGAGGACACCTTGTCGCAAGCCGCCATCCCCGTGCATCAGCGTGTCGCCGTCTGCCTCTGGCGCCTCGCCACCGGGGAGCCCCTCCGCGAGGTCTCCAgccgcttcagccttggcatttccACCTGCCACAACATCGTCCTCCAGGTCTGCGACACCCTCACCTACGTCCTCATGCCCAAGCTCATCCGCTGGGAGATGGACTCCACCGCGGGCGCCGCCTCTAGGTTCCACGCCGTGTCTGGGATCCCCGGCATTGTCGGTGCTGTGTGCACCGACCACGTTCCCATCGGCCCACCCAAGGATAATGTCGACGCGTACTACAACCACCGCCTCTCAGTTCTCAACAACATGGCGTCCTACTCCGTCACCGTGCAGGCCCTTGTGGATGTTGATGGCTTCGGCTGGCCGGGTGGGCTGCCCGACGCAGCAGTATTGAAACGGTCGGCGCTGCATGCCTGCTTCGAGGCTGGCCAGCTCGGAGACAAGTTCCGACTGGTTGGCGGCGTGAGCTACCCGCTCACGGACTGGATGATCGTGCCATACAAGCATCAAAACCTGACGTGGGTGCAGCATTACTTCAACGAGCGGATCGCTCCCGCGCACGCAGCAGCGCGGGGCGCGTTCCAGAGGCTCAAGGCGCGGTGGCACTGCCTGCAGGGCCGCACCGAGCCCAAGATGAAGGAACTTCACAACATGATCGGTGCCTGCTGTGTGCTGCACAACTTGTGTGAGCGCAACGGCGAGGAGCTCAACGCCGACCTCCATCCTGAGCCCTCCTGGGAGGAGGACGACGTGGTTGACGCGGCCAAGGAGCGGGACAGAATAGCGCACGAGCTCCTCTCCAACGGTTAG